A stretch of DNA from Triticum dicoccoides isolate Atlit2015 ecotype Zavitan chromosome 2A, WEW_v2.0, whole genome shotgun sequence:
CAGGTAAGCTAAACTACGTACTAAAGCTAGCTAGCTTCAAACCAACTCCCTCCCTCTACGAGTCTACGTATGTATCAGTATCTGGTTAGCAGCATGAACAAAGAACGACATACTCTATAGATACACGAATGTGCTAAAAATCTTATCTAAAGTAGTATTGTTTTTCAAGCTAAAATACTGTAATACGACAAAAACCAAGTAAGTATCAACAAATAAAGACATATACCCCACAAAAAAGACACatactaaaaaaacagaaactcaAACTCTTGCAACCAAAATACAGAAGCCCACCAAATTCTTGGGCTTAGTTAACATAACATAAACTGAACTAGGAGGAATATAATAGGGAAATTTCCCCAAAAGAGAATACTTCTAAAAAGGAATAAATTAGtgtcattggtattaccctttaagaaaaaaaaggaaaaacattcGAAACAATGAAGATCTATAAGAAAAAAAGGAATTAGTAGCTTTGTTATTTACTTTCCAGAACGAAGAAAATTTTAAAAATCGTAATCAAAATATTTAGTTTTTCTATtgttgaattagtggcattggtattagctTTTAAGAAGAAAGAATACATAGAAAAAACTAATACAAACAATGACAAAATTTCCACACTATATACAAAAAAGTGCACTTTTTTAAATATGCAAGAACATGAATATTATTGTGTAATTACTGACATTGGTATTACCATTAAAGATACCTAAAATAAAATGATAATAAAACCAAAGTTATAAATttttctaaggaagaatgaattagtggcattgttaTTGCCCTTTAAGAAAATGAATAAAAGTCTAAAGCAAACAATGACAAAATTTACACAAAATTTACACAAAAATTGCTATTTTTAAAATATGCCTGAATAAATATATGATAGTAGAATTTTTGCAAAACCTAAGTTTCCTATgaaggaatgaattagtggcattggtgtcACCcttaaaaaagagaagaaaaattaAAAGAAAACTAAAACAAGATTTAAATAACTGTTTTTATAAAATAAGAATGAATTAGTATTGGTATTACCCCTtaagaagaaataaaatgaaaaaaaataacatAAACTTGCACACAACTTTACACTGAATTGCATTTTTTAATATGCAAATATTAATCATATAATAATGCAATTTTGGCACATATTGTACAGTATTCGTGTGTATATATTTACACTCACGCAACATTTCGAAAACTAGATGATACCCTGCATGTTGTTGCGGGGATATTTTGCAATATTTCAGTGTGATTCGTTGCATGATACATGCATATTTGAAGTAATAATAtaaaaagctcaaactgaaaatacATATAATTTATTATGTTTGATTACTATATAGTTGTAATTTTTTTATTAATTATAAATAGCATAATAGAATGAAATTTCTTATGTATGTTTGGATGTTGAGATGAgtctttttttcatgcatgtttaataatgaagtggcatgcttgcatgtagaGAAATATGATAGTCGGGGTGGACATTTTCTCATGCATGTTGTGGGACGATATggtatgcttgcatgttgagagaaatagttagtgaaggctagctatttagatatagaagatagaAGATAAGcacaaaaaaaaatataaaaacaaactaataaacgaaaataaaaaataaaagcaaaaacagataaaaacagaaaaacaaatggACAAGGGGGTTGGTGGGTCGCTCCTAGTAATGGGCATCAGCCTATTAAGAAATCGACTGACCAAAATATATGTTCAGTCCATTTAGCACAAACCAAACACTTGAGAGAACATACCAGAAAAAAAAGCATGAACCACAAAGCAAGATCAATGGCACACAAAACCGACTACTCCAAAATAAAATTTCAGTCGGCTTACAGAAGTTGATCAATGGCACCTAAATTGAACATAACCGAAGTTGATCATCGACGAAACTATTCCcttcttttcggtttatagggcttatctcaaaatttaacCTTTTCTATTttgtaaggctcaatttggttgttccccatcacaagttTAAATTCCAAGATGCATTAAATTATTGCATGCaagtaagagaaaattgaccaatgcatatactttatgcatgcatgcattgtaattaatgcattgataaacataattttttaagaaaaacaaaagcattaattaggtgcttttgcatacTACAAAAGGTATTCTACCACTCACCATCTATCTTAGTTGATGAGATttctgaattgagccttataaactagAAAGTAGGGAGTATTCCACTCCAGGGCAGAAGCTTTCATGTGGAAATCGAAGAGCTAAACATAACTGCTAGGCCGACTCTTCGCCCCGTGCGTTCCGTCCGTCGTTTCCGCttcagagcaagtacaatagagctgaatcAGCGAGCTAtaaaaaataaactagtatatttctgcttagttggaagaaagagaagagaagagagaaggtaagcgggctcttcgtgaagagccagctctagcacgtgctcctaggcgctttgtgagaatgaaaggtgtgccacataataaaaaaataatacatttttttgatctactattgtacatattAGCTAAGATAGGTTGtaaatgacatggcactggcttatagccagcaggtgGCTATACTACCAAGAGGGTGTTTGGATCCAAgaaactatttttagtctgactaaaaatagtctcttttagaggctaaagttccaagcacccctgactaaagagaggctaggactagttttgaggctaaaattttttagtcataagaaacctactaaaatatgtattagccctctctctcaTCATTTAATGTCTCTCCTTTAacacgagttctggattggagggtttggagaataataaatgctcaataacttaattttagtctctttagtatttgaatCCAAACATGGataaggctagcaagttttagtcccactacttttagtcatgggactaaaatgtaTCAAGCACCCTCTAACCATGCTCTCAGACGTGACGTCTCGTGAACTTCCCGAATCCATAGCATGTAGCAGTAGCATATTTAAGCCCCAAGGCGCCACTCTGCAGGCCAGAGCACGCATCCCCATCGATCACCATCTCTACCATGGCGACGGAAGAAGAACCGACGGTCGACGTGAAGCTTTTCGTGGACAAGGAGAAGAACAAGGTCCTCTtcgcggagtccggcaaggagttcgTCGACGTGCTCTTCGGCTTCCTCACGCTGCCTCTCGGCACCGTCGTTCGCCTCCTCGGCAAGCAGTCCCAGGTCGGATGCCTCGACGAGATCTACAAGAGCGTGGAGGAGCTCTCCAACGACTTCTTCAGAACCGAGGCCTGCAAGGCGATGCTGCTTAGGCCCATCAGCGCTGCGGCGAAGCAATGCTGCGACCTCAAGGTCAGAGTCGAAGACACCAAGCACAGGGAGGTCTATGTTTGCGGCGACACGAGCTGCTGCGCGAAGGCCGACGGCTCGTTTAGCTCGGTCCCCGGCGCTGCCTGCAAATGCGGCAAAGTCATGGGGCAGATCCCTGGAGAGTGGCCGGAGAATTGTGATATCACTTCTGCTACTGGTTCTGCAGATGGAGTTTTTGTCAGAGGATGCTTGAAGTTTATCGTGACTGATGATCTCCAAGTAGCACCAGCCTCAACTTCTCTCATGTTGTCACTTCTTAAGAAGTTTGGGGTGGAGGATCCCTCCCGTCTTGAGCAGAGGATGATCCAGCTCAGTTCAGTCGAGGTTTGTCATCCAAACTCAGTTTTTTTTAGCTAATTATTCCAATTATTCTTTTATAAAACTCGGCAATATTCCGTGTATTGGTCTTATAATCCCTTATTACTTTTACAGATGACTAACTTGCTCAAGAGATCATTGACGTCGAAGCAGCCTTTAACTGGTCACTGTTTTGATGTTGCCATCTCAATTGATGTTTCAGCCCTAGAGATGCTACTGGAGAGTTTACATCCTAAGCAGGGAAATGATGCTGAGCATGAGTTGGACAATGTGAGGATAAGAGTTCTTCGGACGAACAGCTCATCGCTGCTCTATGCTGAAGTTAATGACGATTTCGTCGAGCTCCTATTTGGCTTCCTGACCGTACCACTGGGATCCATCATTAAGACTTATGGTTCATGGCCATCAATTGGATGCATCGCTAATCTGTACAGTAGGATAGATGGAAGTGCTAAAGGATGCATCAGAGAACCATGCCAGTGCTTGCTACTATCACCAAAGCTGGCACCTTTCTTTACTTCTGAAGCTACTAAGATAGTGCAAGCTGAAGAATCAGCTCAAAGGAAGCAACAAATTAAGGCATGCTTCAAGTGCATAAAGACATTAGGTTTTCCGAAGCATGTCAACTGTCACGCGAAAGATCGACATGGCAATTATGTGAATTGCCGTGACACTGTAAAGACCACAAACCTCTGTGAATGTGATCCGAAATCCCCAAAGGGAGGAAGTGACAAGGGTAAAGGGTATGTCAAGCAAGGCCCTCAGAACTTCATGGTGACTGATAATCTGCATGTTCTTCCACTATCCTTGGAGAACACTATACAAGTTGTTTGTGAGGCCAAGATTCAGTCAAATGATCTTGCGGAGAAAGAATTCAGCCTCGCAAAATCTCAGGTTACTATCTTTGCCAAAAATGTTCTGCCATGTTGTCATCCTTTGATTTGCAAACAGTAGGTGGTATTGTTGATTTTTTTATTGTAGCTGACGGAGCTACTGAAAGCCGCCTAGGTGACTCCCAAAGCTCTCAGCTCGGTGCTTCTGcctccgaagaacaagaagaagctacCTCACCTCAGCTCCGGCCTATATTAGGAAGGACTATTTATTTTGTGATTCCCCTTGTTCAGCTTGGGCTCTGAAAATTCGTATGCTAAATCGTACTTGTATGTCCTAATTCCCCTCCTTGAACTTGAACTTTTAAGATAGTTTGAACAATGTGGTGTCACCAAATTTCTTCTGAAAATGGAAGTTTTTATACATTGTAAGTCAACACGTATACCCACTTTTAAGGTCGGGTTCCACATCTATATCAGCGAGGCCACCAACATCTCAAGAACTGCTTTGTGTCATGCGACTTCATTTCGATTAGTTTATCGACCATCCTTTGTTTTCCCTTCCCTTGTGATCCTTCTTTTAGTTTTGGTTTAGGGATAGGCCAGGAGAAGGGGTCATGTCATCCTGACTCCTGAGATCCATTGTTGATGAGGTGTTTGGTCGGTGGGTTCTGGGCGACGTGTTCCGTTTCGATTTGGTGGATTTTGGGTTTATGGTTATTGTGCTGATGCGGGGGTGCTATGGTTCGTTCTGGCGCTGTGACCTGTCTCTTTATTGGTGGTGATGTCTCATGGTTTTTCTATTGTTGTGTTGCTCTGCATTTGTTGGTCGGAGCTTTCGATTTCGTTGTTCCTCTGTTGGccatgcctttgttcttgtggatgTGGCTGACCCGTGCTCTGCTAATACAAGGAACACTGACGTAATCTTAGGACGATCCATCCACTTAGAAACAATAGCCACAACATTATATAAACACACTAAAAATAAGTGAGATTTCTAGAGACGCTCGCGCGCACATACGCTTCTAGTACAAAGTATAATATGAAGCCACTGTATACataagtacttcctccgtcccataatataaaaacgtttgtgtcaaaaatgttcttatattatgggacggatggagtacatAACATGCACAATAGAGTTGATAATCATTTTTAAAAACAACAAATGTCATTAGGACAAAGCCATACAGCCCAACATAGAGCGGATGCTCCAGTTAGGACCAAATCCCGCAACCTATTTGACACGCAGCTCAACCAATTACCATATATGTATCTGCAAATGCTTCGAGGTGCAGGTAAGTTGGATGTTACTCCCtccataaaaaaatataaaaacgttTAGATCACTAATTAAGGAATACCTGATAAGAGTGGACACTGTCTGGGCCGGTCCGGTCATTGACCAAGCTGCCGTTTGGATTGGACCGGATAGACCAGGTTGGCGGCCCTGTTGTTTTAAGGGACCGGACCAAAGACACTCCAACCTGGGTTGGATCGAGAAGATCGAATGTGGTCAGCATAGAGCATGGCAATGCAGGGAGCGCGCTGGAGGAAGCAAGCCTCATTATGGAGGTGTCCGGCGGTTCCGGACCACTCAAATCCTCCCAAAACGTTTGAGCAGACAACCTGGTCACTACCTGAACAGGGGAGAAAAGGCAAAAGGCCACCCAACCGGATCCCCGCTCTGTCTGGGTTGTTCACAAATCCCCACATTCGGTTATGGGGAGGAAATGGGGATGTCCGAAAATGTTCGTGATAGGCTCGACGGAGGATGTTATCTAGCCTGAAGGAACTACTTACACATGGTCATGGAGgcaacatgatgatgaagaagcctccagtgatggataccccctctgcAGAGTACCAGAATAGGCCTCCAGATCGATCTCCTCGAAACAGAAACATGTGGGGGCggaaaaaattggagaaaaatcACTCGCAGAGTTTCGCAAAATATGGAATTTATAGAAGGGAGAATGGATGGAAGGCAGTGACCAGGGGCACATGGCCTACCCACACGGGTAACCCCTGGGCACGTGGGGCCCTGGCTGGCCCCCGGTAAGTCCTAGCACTTTCTGGAATCATGTGGCCATGAAAAGAATCTTATTAAATCCTTAAGGTTCTTTTTACCTACATAGATATGGATTTTCtaaaaaaccaaaaacatgcagaaaacaactacCTCTgagcactgagttaataggttcatccagaaaaataatttaaaatatTATAAAAAGTATTCAAAAGTGAAATCTACCATccttaagaagttgctccccactacTCTCTATTCTCTCACCATGCACAATATCCATATCAGCGATGTGCCACGTCATATTCAGTTTCCAAAAGCACCCAATCAATCTTACTTCCCTGCTGTCACGGCGGTGAAAAAAAACCCTGTTTTTTCCCTCACCCGCAGCCGCGCATCCCGCATTGCGCTCGCTCCACCTTCCTCAACTCACCTTCCAAGAACGGTAGCACCAACGCAGCCGCCCGTTCGTGTTCCCCTTCCACTTCCACTTTTTAATTCCCAACCAGTCCAGCCTCGTCCGCTCCTTCTTATTGGTTCACATATCTGACACTGGTACAAGAAGCCGGCTCCAAGATTGCCATCCACGCCAGATCGGCGGCTGCTAGCACTGCGCCCAGCAGCCACTGCTCGGCTCCCTTCCACCTGCCGCCGCTCGACGAATTCGAGGGGGGTGAGAAGGATAAGGCATGTGGCGGCTATGAAGGATAGAGAAGCAGGGGATCATGGCGTAGTGTGGCAGAGGCAATGAAGCTAGATGGGACAAATCTCTAATGTATCAGGTTTGTCCACAACACCCTCCGCCCCCTCCAATCCTCATCTATTGTCTTGCTGCTATACCACTAATTTTGGATACGATGCCATATTCTCATACGTTTGTTGCTTTGTTCATACAAGGGTGAATACATTCACTGCTATGGAACCGTGTATATAAATTTGTTGCATTCCCTTGCATCTAGCGAAAACTCTGAATTCCCATTGACTCGAGTAACTGCATGCACCCAGATCTGAATTCTGGTTGGATTCAGTGAAAACATGCAGTTCTTAAGATTCCTGTATATCTCATTTAGACTTGAGATggatacaatagacccaaagtggtcggacccttcaccggaccctgcgcaagtgggagctacatgcaccaggctgCCCTTTTTTTTATTCTCCATGCAACAGTTCCCTCTGTGGTACAATTTAATTATTGTTGTATTATCTTCAAACCCAATGGTTACAACTTACAACCTTATTGTCCTTTGTTTTAGGTTTCAGCATAAGCATCTGGTAGATTAGATATGAATGAGTTTCTTTTTTGATTTTTCAGGGTCCTTACTTGCTGGCATGCAAATCAATTATTTGCCAAAATTTCATACTAAAGTGGGTGAAAGTTTTTCACATGGTTGTTTGTTAGCGGTAAATTAAATATTGTATCATTTCAGCCAAGACTATAGAGGCAAGTAATTTGATTGCTAGATATATCTACACATGGAATTATAAGGTGGACCGTTTATGTATATGAACATGTGTTCCTCTTTTGTCATAGATAATTATCTTAAAATGGACACACTGATTAGGTTTTTGTCATCCGTTTTAGTTTACTGTTTGTGGCTTTTATGGTTGTCACATGTTGGCCGGACAACAGTTTCATACTTTGTTGCTATATAGGATTCCTTATGCTTGAATTGTGGTCTCTAGAACTATTCCGCTAGATTTGGTACATACGTTCCGTGTCGATCTGGTACCCAAATCTGAAAATTTGTACGTAATAACTTATTCCCCTCACCATTTATATCTTTTGAATCCATCAATATCTTTATCACTAATGTTGTCCCCCTGTTCTTTTCTTCGTATCCAAGAGTCAAGAACATACTCATGGGACATTCACAATATATGCTAATGACCACCAAATTTCACCTCCATCAACAATGTTGTAAATCAAGAAAATAAATATATTCTAGGATCTGAGTTCTCATACATCGTGTGCATGTCGTGGAAGCAATCTTAACGAGTCTCAGCCCATGAAGTGGCGTGGTTGCGAAGAATGACAGGACTGAACATCCGATGGCCGTCATACGATCTGGTAGGTCTATGCCTGATCCTGCTTCTTCTATCTTTCTTTCTTTGACAGAAACTAAAACATTTAAATTTCTATATGTTTCCTTATGAGCATAAATATATATTGTTGTACATTATTTCTTTCATTATATTGGTGCATAACTTTATGTCTTCCTTGGTAAGAAACTACTTTGATCTAGCAGCAACAACTCTATTGTTCGATATTTGGATTAATCGAACGCCTAGGAAATGCATGATATGATGACTTAAACAAGCTGGTAAGTAATGTATTTGTGCAGGGTAAATATTCTCGATGTTTAAATCCGTGACATTGTCTATTAACATGTTGAACCCAACTATGATCTTGCGGTTTGTGCCAAGATCATGCAGTTGTCGTTCTCTGTCAATTTACTGTTGTTACTAATACATGTTTCTTCTTCAATACTAATATTGTCAGCCATCATTTCTTGCCTATTAGGAAAACATATATATCTTGCAATGGAAAAGAtttttttttgtttcattttttaaGTCTGCTGAATACATACCAAATGAGTTGAGCTCAGGATTTCCCCTGCTAAATTTGTCGTTATATCTCTTTTTCCCTCCTCCGCCTATCTTCCAATTTTTATCTGTCCACTTATTTACAATAAGCCATAAAGCCTATGAATAATTCACACTGTTAGAGAAAGCTTGAAGCAATGACCtgtcatccatgtatttttttgcacgATGTACATATAGTCTTTGAGGCTAGCAGAAGTGCGGAACTTTGAGAGAAGGCTTGAAGCAAGGATGCATGTAGACCTACCAAACATGTATTTTTTGCAAGATGTAGTCTTTAAGGCTAGCAGAATCTTCAGATGTCCATTTTTTGTATATAGTGATATCTGATGATATATTGATTGATTGCTCTCTATTGGCCAAATTATGGATGTAGTTCCACATGTTTGTCAGACTTGGAAAAACTACAAAATTTGTTGttgtataataataataattatagTTACTGAAAAGTATTTGTCAGTACTTGCTCTCCATTTGACATGTTTCATGCTTCCACGCTTAGAAAAAGAATAAGGTACAAGTTAGCACACTAATGTTATCGCAAACAAATGTCCCGccacaacgcgcggggtatcatctagttataaTAGTATGACataataaaaaattacagatacatttGAGATGTATCAATCTAGAACTTATACTTCACCCCAAGACCGCTATCGAACATGCATATCGAAGTATTAAGTTTACATTAAACAAAGCATTGCAATaagtatgatgacataatgtagagaatAAAACTATCATGTAAGTGTAATAAAGAAACCATCATTTATCCTtagtgacaacaatacaatacgtgttcaaTCCCTTATTGTCACTGGGGTCAAATTCACCCCAAGATTGTACCCACTATCATGCACAACTTCCTTTGAAGAACTAGCTATCAATCTTGGCCAGAGACGATAAATAGATAGGAACATACATGGCTACTTAATTATGCAGCAAAGAAATTTCAAAATATTCAATATAATTCAACGAACAATCAATCATAAAGTGACAActcatcatatcccaacaaacatAACCATCGATTAAATCATACTAACCCCCGGTCATTTGAGGCAGCTCACGTGAACTTTGTATTGAATCGCAAGGGAGAGAGGATGCTCTGTAGCTACTGGTATGGACCCTAAGGTCATAAGGAAACTACTCATACATGTTCATGGTGGCTGCAAAGTGATGAAGATGACTCCAAAACAAGCCTGCAGATTGGATCTACACGGAATAGGAACATGCAGCAccgaaaaaatatcaaaaaaatggTATGGAGGGTTTTGAGAAAATTGGATTAATGGCAAAGGAATCAACATAAGGcggggctagggggcccacacggcCACCTCATGTGAGTAGGCCCCtggaaaaaataataaaattgtaataaaaATTATTCAAAAGTGATATTATAATTGTatgaaacaattaaaaattataaatacgtttgaGACGTTTAACCAGGCTTGGATTGAAAGGAGAAACATTTTACTCCTACCATGAT
This window harbors:
- the LOC119358129 gene encoding uncharacterized protein LOC119358129 — its product is MATEEEPTVDVKLFVDKEKNKVLFAESGKEFVDVLFGFLTLPLGTVVRLLGKQSQVGCLDEIYKSVEELSNDFFRTEACKAMLLRPISAAAKQCCDLKVRVEDTKHREVYVCGDTSCCAKADGSFSSVPGAACKCGCLKFIVTDDLQVAPASTSLMLSLLKKFGVEDPSRLEQRMIQLSSVEMTNLLKRSLTSKQPLTGHCFDVAISIDVSALEMLLESLHPKQGNDAEHELDNVRIRVLRTNSSSLLYAEVNDDFVELLFGFLTVPLGSIIKTYGSWPSIGCIANLYSRIDGSAKGCIREPCQCLLLSPKLAPFFTSEATKIVQAEESAQRKQQIKACFKCIKTLGFPKHVNCHAKDRHGNYVNCRDTVKTTNLCECDPKSPKGGSDKGKGYVKQGPQNFMVTDNLHVLPLSLENTIQVVCEAKIQSNDLAEKEFSLAKSQLTELLKAA